GAATCTGTCTTAAATATAGTGGGAAAACAAAAATAGGATTATCTCTAGGCCAAACCTTTTTTTATAGCTAAAAAGATGGCTCTTTGGGATAAAATGTAAGCTATATCGGTTAAAGTGAATGTTTTAACCCGGTATCCTTCAAGGTATTACATAGGGGTTTTGGTTGAAGTCAAAGAAATTAACAAAAGTTTATTTGTCGGATTTTTTTTAAAACACGTACATGTGCGTAATTTATGGCTATAAACCTTCTTGCCTATCTTTGGCAATGATATACAAACCTAAATATGGCCAAGAATCTACTCTCGTTCCTTTTGTTCCTTTCCATCTCCTATTCGTTTGCCCAAGATGATGGACGTAGAATTATTTATGGTCATGTGTTGTACAAAAATGTGGATGTGGCCAACGAATATGTAATCAATTCTACCAGTGAGGAAGCCACGGTGACAGATGAGGAAGGGGAATTTGCCATTCGTGTAAAAGAAGGCGATGAGCTGATCTTTACCGCCGTAAACTACCAATATCAAATTGTGAAAATCACTCCAGAAATTCTAGAGAAAAACAGGGTTATTGTAAGCGTGGACGAGAAAATTACGGAACTGGACGAGGTAGTGGTCACGCCAGAAAACGAAGAGCGCTATCTGCAATTGAAGAACGAGGAGTTCAAGCAGGTGGAATATGAAATCGATAGGTCCACGGAGGTGGAGAATATAGCCCTTTCCCAAACGGATAGGGGCATGCAGGACGGACTGAATTTCGTGAATATTTTTAAGGCCATTTTTAAATCGAAGGCAGAGGCACCGGAAAAGGGCCCACAAGTAGCGGTAAGCGATGTACTGAGAAGGATATATGACACTCGATTTTTTGTGGAGGACCTAAAGCTGACCCAAAGTCAGATAGAACCATTTTTGACTTATTGTGACCAAAAGCTACCGGCCAGGTCTTTATTAAGGAAGGAAAACGAGTTTCAGTTGATCGATTCCCTGGTGAATCTAAGTAAGTCTTTTCGGGAAACATTGGATGAGGAATAAGTTCCTTTTGAGTCTTTTTTTTCCGGTCTTTGTTTTGGCACAATCCGGAAAAACCAAAAATCTGGAGGGCCGGGTGACCAGTACCGATGGTGACGTGGCCGCTACCCACGTTATGAACCTTACCACCCAAAGGGCCACTATTACGGATATAAACGGATTTTTTAGTATTCCGGTCAGAATGAATGACACCTTGGTCTTTTCCGCCGTGCAGCTCAAGAAGAAACAAATTATAGTAACCCCATCCATTTTTGAAAGTACTACTGTCGTCGTCCCGTTGGACGAAGCTTTGGAAGAATTGGATGAGGTGATCGTTACCCCGTATAATCTATCGGGCAACATTTCAAAGGATTTGGAAAGATTGGATACGGAACCTGTGGTCACGGCCTCTACCTTGGAACTTCCAAATGCTTATGTAAAAAAAATGACGCAAAGCGAACGATTACTGCGAAGTGCTTCTTATATACCTTTCGAAGGGGCCAAATTGGCCTTTGATCCAATAATAAATTCAATAACAGGAAGGACCAAAATGCTAAAAAAACGGGTGGAGCGCGATAAAATCTACAGTAGGACGGAACGCGTAAGGGAGTTTTATGCAGATTCCCTATACCGTACTAAACTTAAGATTCCCGAAAATAAGACAGATGACTTTTTTTACTTTTGTGAAGTGGATACAGCTTTTCAAAAAATAGTGGACACCCATGACCTTTTTAAAATCTGGGAATACTTGGAACAAAGAAGTTTGGTCTATAGGACTAACAATGGTTTGGACTAGCCCTTTTTTTGGCATATCGTTTGCTTAAAAGTAATAAACACACAACAATGAAACATTTGAAAAAAGCGCTCTTCCTTTTTCTTTTGCCACTTTTGGCCTTTACCGTGGCGCACAAATTCTATATTAGTGTCACCAATGTGGGATACTCTGAAAAGGACGATGCCCTGCAGATCATTACCCGTGTTTTTTTGGACGACATGAATGCGGTATTAAAGGAACGTTACGGTATTCAGCCCAAATTGGGAACCAAATCAGAATCTGAAATGGACCGCGAGTATTTTGAAAAGTACCTGCGCTCCAAGTTCATTGTTGAAATAGACGGCAAAACAGTGCCCTATACCCTATTGGGAAAAAAGTATGATACCGATATGATCATATGTTATTTGGAAGTACCCAAGATAGACCTCCCCAAGGTTTCAACCATTGCCATTACCAATGAAATGCTGATGGACATGTTCGATGAACAGCAGAACGTAGTCCACTTTAAGATCGAGGGTGAGAAAAAGAGTTATGTACTAATAAAATCCGATACTAAAGGAATGTTAAATTTATAACGTATGTTAAGAAATTCTTTAAAAAACTTTAATTTCCCGCGGATAAAAAATTAACAAATAATGAGAAGATTTAAATACACTTTTGCCTCTCTTTTATTTCTGTTCGCCGCCGTTTCCTTTGCACAGGAACAGGAGCAACAGAAAAGGGAGCCTGGCCATTACAATCAAAGTAAATTCAAGCAGTTGTATGAGGAATTTGCTACCCCAAATACCTATCGTTCCGCATCCGGAGCGCCAGGCCCGGATTATTATCAGCAGCAGGCGGATTATAAGATGGACATTACCTTGGATGATAAGAATGCCAAAATC
This window of the Maribacter cobaltidurans genome carries:
- a CDS encoding carboxypeptidase-like regulatory domain-containing protein; the encoded protein is MAKNLLSFLLFLSISYSFAQDDGRRIIYGHVLYKNVDVANEYVINSTSEEATVTDEEGEFAIRVKEGDELIFTAVNYQYQIVKITPEILEKNRVIVSVDEKITELDEVVVTPENEERYLQLKNEEFKQVEYEIDRSTEVENIALSQTDRGMQDGLNFVNIFKAIFKSKAEAPEKGPQVAVSDVLRRIYDTRFFVEDLKLTQSQIEPFLTYCDQKLPARSLLRKENEFQLIDSLVNLSKSFRETLDEE
- a CDS encoding DUF6702 family protein; the encoded protein is MKHLKKALFLFLLPLLAFTVAHKFYISVTNVGYSEKDDALQIITRVFLDDMNAVLKERYGIQPKLGTKSESEMDREYFEKYLRSKFIVEIDGKTVPYTLLGKKYDTDMIICYLEVPKIDLPKVSTIAITNEMLMDMFDEQQNVVHFKIEGEKKSYVLIKSDTKGMLNL